Within Triticum dicoccoides isolate Atlit2015 ecotype Zavitan chromosome 1B, WEW_v2.0, whole genome shotgun sequence, the genomic segment ATGTATGCTTTGCTTTGTACTAACGACATGGTTCCACCAGTATAATCAATTTAACTATAGGTACTTAGGAACCTAGGATGGAGAGCACTGGCAGtatataatatactccctccgtccgaaaatacttgtcatcaaaatggataaaaagagatgtatctagaactaaaatacgtctagatacatccccttgttatcaattttgatgacaagtatttccggacggagggagtatattgataGGGGTTAGCACACCAAATCCTGGGTACTAGGATTACTTGGCAGTAATCTGTAATAGAACTCCACCTGAAGTTCCACCTATTGCATAATTTTTGGTCTTACAACCTGTATGGACAAACGCGGTCAGCACCCCAGTCTTTCCTATAAAAAATGGCTGATGGAATATGGAAATTATTAGCAGCGGTATTTACTTTTAGCATGTTGAAATTTTCCTTTCCTAAAGAATGACAATTCTTATGCCACAATGTTACACTGTATTACTCAAGTCAATATTTGTTACTAGGGCTGATTGTATGATTCTAGCTTCCTGTTGTTAATTTGTTATTTTTGTGAACTTACTGCATCCAGGGTTTTGTTGAGGACCAATTTGGCCTCGGGTTGATTGCTCGTGCTGTTGAAGAAGGGATATCTGTGATAAAGCCTAGTGGTCTTATGGTATTCAACATGGGAGGCCGGCCAGGACAAGGTGTCTGTGAGCGACTATTTCTACGCCGTGGATTTCGCATCAATAAGCTCTGGCAAACAAAAATTATGCAGGTAATGATGCTTTGACAAACTAATCAGAGTGTTTCTCATGCAAGCATTACATCCTGGTTAGGAGAAATATGCTCTTCATGTTGCATACCAATCTTTAGCTGGGCCTAGAATTTTCATCTACTAGCTTACATTTTTATATTACAAGGCCATTTATTGTTAAGAATCATTACCAACTAGTTGGGTCTTTGCAGGCTGCCGACACAGACATCTCTGCTTTAGTTGAAATTGAGAAAAATAGCCGACATCGCTTCGAGTTCTTCATGGATCTTGTTGGGGATCAGCCTGTGTGTGCACGCACAGCATGGGCATACATGAAATCTGGTGGCCGCATTTCACATGCTTTATCTGTGTATAGCTGTCAACTTCGCCAGCCCAACCAGGTACCTATGCTCTCTGATTACAATTATTAAAACAATAATATAGTGGCAGGAATAGTACTAATTTGGTGAATTTCAGGTGAAGAAAATATTTGAGTTCCTTAAAGACGGATTCCATGAAGTCAGCAGCTCCCTTGATTTGTCCTTTGATGACGATTCTGTTGCTGATGAAAAAATTCCTTTCCTAGCATACCTAGCTAGTTTCTTGCAAGAGAACACGTCTAATCCTTGTGAGCCTCCAGCTGGATGTTTAAACTTCCGGAATCTTGTTGCTGGATTTATGAAGAGTTACCACCACATCCCATTAACTCCTGACGTAAGACTTGGTGTTTATTCCTGTGCAATTATGTTTGTTTATTAGAAGGATTTCATAAGATCAACCTATTTGGTGCTTCTCACTTATGCTTAATGTGTCACTCCTTTTTCTTTGCTGGTGCACCAGAATGTTGTTGTGTTCCCATCCCGTGCTGTTGCAATAGAAAATGCTCTTCGATTGTTCTCACCGGGACTTGCAATTGTCGATGAACACCTAACCCGGCACTTGCCCAAGCAATGGTTAACATCTCTAGCTATTGAGGTACTTTGATCaatcctcccctctctctttccgcgTGTGTTTGAAACTTGGGAAAAATACATTCCTGTTCTGTGAAGAAAAAGTTAATGCTGACAAGAAATCTGATGCGGTTGCCCCTCTTTTGAATTTCAGGAAAGTGACCATGCTAAAGACACTGTAACTGTAATCGAAGCACCACGCCAATCAGATTTGCTGATTGAGTTGATCAGGAAACTGAAGCCTCAGGTTGTTGTTACTGGCATGGCTCAGTTTGAGGCTATCACCAGTGCTGCTTTTGTGAACTTATTAAGCGTAACGAAAGATGTTGGTTCCCGATTATTACTAGATATTTCAGAACATCTGGAGTTGTCTAGTCTGCCAAGCTCAAATGGTGTATTGAAATATCTGGCTGGAAAGACCCTACCTTCGCATGCGGCCATATTGTGTGGCTTAGTAAAGAATCAGGTGCGTGTCAATCAGCCTGAACTTTAGTTAAACTGTTGTGCATTCTTTTTTATGTACTTTAGAATCATCTCCTTAAATGTACTCATTTCTGTTTGCTAAATCTTGCAGGTTTATTCTGATCTGGAAGTTGCTTTTGCTATCTCTGAAGATCCAACTGTTTATAAGGCATTGTCACAAACTATTGAGCTACTGGAAGGACATACTTCTGTGATCAGCCAGCACTATTATGGTTGTCTTTTCCATGAGCTGCTGGCGTTTCAAATTGGTGACCGGCATCCACAACAAGAGGTAAACTTGGCTTGCCTCTTCCAGTTCTCCATCTCACTCAGTTCCGACCACAAGATGCCGAATGCCCTGTTTAAGTGGACACTCTCCTCAGCACGAGCCAGCTAGTCCTTGAATTTGGATTAGTTCCCTCTTAGATGGGTATTTGGATTACACCACAATGAGCTCCTCAATGTGTTTCGAGGTGTTTGATTTATGCTTTTCATCTTTTCTCTCTAATTTTTGGTTGCTCTTTTTCAGAGAGAACCTGCAGAAGTGATCTCTAAGGAGATGATAGGGTTTTCAAGCTCAGCTATGTCTACCCTAGAAGGAGCTGAGTTTTTCGTTCCTGGTTCCAAGGAATCTGGTGTCATACATATGGATCTGGACCGCAGCTTCTTGCCAGTACCTTCTGCAGTGAACGCCTCCATTTTTGAAAGTTTTGTTCGTCAGAACATCACTGATTCTGAAACCGATGTCCGTTCCAGCATTCAGCAGCTTGTGAAAGATAGCTATGGCTTCTCAGCAGACAGCGGTTCGGAAATTATATACGGGAACACCTGTCTCGCGCTCTTCAACAAGCTTGTTCTTTGCTGCATGCAGGAACAGGGCACCTTGCTTTTCCCCTTGGGCACCAACGGGCATTACGTCAACGCGGCAAAGTTTGTGAACGCAGCCACCTTGACTATTCCAACAAAGGCAGATTCGGGCTTCAAGATCGAGCCAAGCGTTCTAGCCGCCGCACTAGAGAAGGTGTCTCAGCCGTGGGTCTATATGTCTGGCCCCACAATCAACCCTACTGGCTTTCTGTACAGCGACGCTGATATAGCAGAGCTGCTTTCTGTCTGTGCGAAATACGGAGCTAGGGTGGTGATAGATACCTCCTCCTCTGGTCTGGAGTTCCAATCTGCCGGCTGTAGCCAATGGAATTTGGAAAAATGTCTTTCTACTGTGAAGTCTTCAAAGCCCTCGTTCTCCGTTGTTCTGCTCGGAGAGCTGTCCTTCGAGCTGACCACGGCTGGGCTTGACTTCGGGTTTCTGATTATGAGCGACTCGTCCTTGGTTGACACATTTTACAGTTTCCCAAGCTTGAGTCGGCCACACAGCACGTTGAAGTACACTTTCAGGAAACTGTTGGGTCTTAAGAACCAGAAGGATCAGCATTTCTCTGACCTCGTCGCTGAGCAGAAGGAGACGCTGAAGAATCGTGCCAACCAGTTGATCAAGGTATGCCTTTTGCGATATCCTGTGTTTAGGCTCTCTGTTTTCTTCCACTTATCAGTTCTCCGATACCCTTATATCCTTGGTTTAATTTGAGTACTTCGATGTCTGCCACACATGTCTGACACATTCTTTCCTCTTGTTTTATTTTCCTGTGATGTGATGAACAGACACTTGAGAGCTGTGGCTGGGATGCCGCGGGCTGCCATGGAGGCATCTCGATGCTGGCGAAGCCGACCGCCTATATTGGCAAGTCGCTCAAGGTTGACGGCTTCGAGGGCAAGCTCGATAGCCAGAACATCAGGGAAGCGCTCCTCAGGTCCACCGGGCTGTGCATAAGCAGCAGCTCATGGACCGGGGTGCCGGACTACTGCCGGTTCAGCTTTGCTCTGGAGAGCGGCGAGTTCGACCGGGCGACGGAGTGCATCACCCGGTTCAGGGAGCTGGTCCTCGGTGGCAGTGCTAAGGTGAATGGTAGCAAGTAGGGCTGTTGGGTGGGTCAAGTGGGTGAAGAAACTGTAAAACCTGAAGGGATGAGATGAGATGTAACCACTCTTATCTGTCTTTACCTGTTTGAAATACTTTGTTTCaaatccaaatggaataaaatcacGTAATCTCTGATGTAAATGTATTTGGCAATCGGCTTCTTGTGCTCTGAAGAATGCACTGCATGTTTACTTTTAATCAGAAGATGATTTGTTTTGTACTCCTACCATTTTCTTTCAGCGTAGTGGTGCTGGATATAATTAACCAAAGAAAAAGGAAGACCTGCACTGCAGGTACATCTTTTTACTTGTTAATTTGATGAAGAACATAGCAATAGTTTTTGAAAAACTCAAAACAAATTCGGAGTACGACCGTTGTGTTGCAGAGTTAAAAAAGGACTACTGTATTCCATATTTCGGTTTTTGATTTAAACGAATTGGGAAACATGACATTTTTGTTTGAAATGAAGAAAAAGGAAGAACAGTCAAAACTGTTGGAAGTTATAATCCATTGAGTtttgaagggatacaaacctgcggCACAATATGACGCGGGTTGAATTTCTCATTATGTTGTTTACATGATAAGACTTTAGCCTTTATGTCCATAACTTTATGATGGAGCTGAGCTCATCAGAGAAAGTGTTGTTTAGCTGAAAGTGACATTCTGCTCCCAGGTTCAAATGCAGCCGGGTGAACAgtgaattttgaaaaaaatatatgaaaaaacAAACGATTCCGAAATTCTTTAGACAAACATTCTTGGGTGTTCTCCCTACTGATGATTTTTTGTAAAGAGATCACGTTCCACTCATACATCTCGTTAGTTGATTAGAGACAGAAAATCTTCGTTAGTTGATGCACGCGTCCACTCATACATCTCGTAGATACGTTTTTTTTACAAGAAATAACACCGTTCAAAATGATACCAagagaatacaacaatacaacccaTGCACCACATAGTATGTTGTTAACATGGGAGTAAACAAACCCCACTCGACTATTTCTAGCCGGCCGCGCCTAGAAGACATAGAATCCAACACTTTCGCGAGTCGCAGCGAATGATACAAGAAAGGTATGCAAAACATTagatagttctttttcttttgttagaAACaataaataatgtatgatagtgctATATCCGCCATATCCATCAACCGTCCTACACCATGCACACCAACTAGAATTTGAGCCCGTAATGCTTGTTTGGAGTGACACCCGCCCTTCTCCAATGTTGTGGTTGATTGCAAAGAGCTCCTTGATGGAAACCAGTTGTCTCTTCAGGACCCCAATGGCGAGCATCTTCGGAGTTGGTAAGAATCTTGATCGACAAGGTGAGATACGAGTACTAAGCCGACTGTCGATCACATGAATTTGAGTATGGCCTTGTTCTCTTCAACGGTTGCCAAGCAAGTTGGAGGTCACTGGCGAGACCAAATTCTTAAGCAGTCTCGCCTTCATTGAACTTGATGTTTGTGGACTCGTGAAGAAGCATTTGCAATTTCGACCTGTGTCTTGTGCATAGGGCTTCATGTCGTTCCACACGATCGAACAGTAATGCTCATGCAATTGGTACTCTTTTATCACATACTTAAGGGAGTTTTAGTGCATTATTTGTAATGCTTAGTTAAGTCAACAACTGTCCttttttttcctgcaaaaaaaagtcAACAACTGTTTCATTGCTATTCGCTAAAAGTGTTAGGAACGGGTAGAGCCGCAACGGGACATTTTCTATGTACATCAAGTTCCTACCCTATTTGAGTCCTAAGCCCCCGAGTCCGCTCAATGTTACGTGGCCCGACAAGCAAAAGTTCATACTACTTTGGACTTTATATAGTTATTCGGATAAATTTGGCTCTGCCCCATCTCTACTTTATGCGTGTaactgttttatttatttattttctcaaTAGAATGTAATACAAAAAATAAATAAGACCTTTTAGAGGTTTCAATATGAACTATATACGGAGGAAAATGAgtgtctaaaatatgtatatatacatcagtatgtagtctatattaattttttttaaagatcttatatttaaaaatggagggagtatcaacaaTTAAGTCATAAATGACTAGTTATCGCAACTTAAATGTAGGAAAATCTGAGGGCCAGAATATACATATTACCTGTTAGCGTACTGTATGTAATTATATATCAATTTAAAGAACANNNNNNNNNNNNNNNNNNNNNNNNNNNNNNNNNNNNNNNNNNNNNNNNNNNNNNNNNNNNNNNNNNNNNNNNNNNNNNNNNNNNNNNNNNNNNNNNNNNNNNNNNNNNNNNNNNNNNNNNNNNNNNNNNNNNNNNNNNNNNNNNNNNNNNNNNNNNNNNNNNNNNNNNNNNNNNNNNNNNNNNNNNNNNNNNNNNNNNNNNNNNNNNNNNNNNNNNNNNNNNNNNNNNNNNNNNNNNNNNNNNNNNNNNNNNNNNNNNNNNNNNNNNNNNNNNNNNNNNNNNNNNNNNNNNNNNNNAGAAACCTTCTGTTTTGATTGAAGTTCTTATATTAGTTGTCAAAAGCGTGACATCTAGGCTCGGGCTTAACATTCACCTTGAAGCCCAGCCCCAAAACGCCCAAAAGATCAAAATGATTAAAAAAATATATTTTAACTAGCAAATATGTAGAATATGTTATTTTTATAACCATAAAATAATTATTTTAATTGATAATTTTTTTAAGACACTCTCGCTAAGCTTTATTTATACTTTCAGAATGTTTACATGTATGAAGTGGAGTTCCGGGCCTCGAAATTCAAGCTCTTTTTTTGTTTGAGAAGACGAAATCGGAGCTCCTAAACTCGTGAACTTGCTCATGTGTTTTGGGCCAGCTGGGCCGGGCTTGGGATTTCAACTTCGTGCTTTGCTGAGCCCGACCCGAAAGCCGGCCCGATTGGGTGTATGATCAGGTCTAGTTTTTTTTTTGACATCAATCAGGTCAGGTCTAGTTCCTTGTGGCAAACGGTTGACGTGTTTGACCGTTTGGATCAGGAAAAATAATCCCGAAAATAAACAACATATTCTTCTTTTTCTTtattaagaaaaagaaaagaaattcctcCTCTTGGCTTGGGGCCTTCGATATTCCTCCTCCTTCGCGCTGCGCAATCCCAACCAACAAGACTCAAAACTTCatcccatggcggcggcggcggcggcggaggacgtcGGCGGCGTGGCCCGGCAGGCGGAGCTCCGGCGCGCCGAGGGCAACGCGTGCTTCCGCAAGGCCCGCCTCGGCGCCGCCATCGACTGCTACACCGAGGCGAGCGCACCCCATATCCCTAACCCCAaaacctcctccttcctccccccaaTCCCCTTCTTCCCAGCCGACGATTCGATCCGTGGAATCCCCTCCGATTCTCGAATGCAAGAACGGATTTATTGAttggttggttggttggttggttTCCAGGCGATTGCGCTCTGCCCCGGCGTCGCCGTCTACTGGGTCAACCGGGGCCTCTGCCACTTCCGCCGCAAGGACTGGGCCAGGGTCGAGGAGGACAGCCTGAGGGCGCTCGCGCTCGACGACGCCTCCGTCAAGGTGGCTCACACAGATTATATCATTCCCCTTTCTTCACTTCATGTCTGAGGAAGAAGGGGCGTATAGATTTGTAAAATGTGCAGAGGTTTCAGAGAGCTTCAT encodes:
- the LOC119315685 gene encoding methionine S-methyltransferase isoform X2, with translation MAAADVEAFLATCAASGDAAYGAAKAVLERLDAPATRAEARRLLGAVRRRFAAGGPAAGLECFRTYHFRIHDVVLDPHLQGFQQRKKLTMMEIPSIFIPEDWSFTFYEGLNRHPDSIFRDKTVAELGCGNGWISIALAEKWCPSKVYGLDINPRAIKIAWINLYLNALDDDGLPIYDAEGKTLLDRVEFYESDLLSYCRDNKIELDRIVGCIPQILNPNPEAMSKIVTENSSEEFLYSLSNYCALQGFVEDQFGLGLIARAVEEGISVIKPSGLMVFNMGGRPGQGVCERLFLRRGFRINKLWQTKIMQAADTDISALVEIEKNSRHRFEFFMDLVGDQPVCARTAWAYMKSGGRISHALSVYSCQLRQPNQVKKIFEFLKDGFHEVSSSLDLSFDDDSVADEKIPFLAYLASFLQENTSNPCEPPAGCLNFRNLVAGFMKSYHHIPLTPDNVVVFPSRAVAIENALRLFSPGLAIVDEHLTRHLPKQWLTSLAIEESDHAKDTVTVIEAPRQSDLLIELIRKLKPQVVVTGMAQFEAITSAAFVNLLSVTKDVGSRLLLDISEHLELSSLPSSNGVLKYLAGKTLPSHAAILCGLVKNQVYSDLEVAFAISEDPTVYKALSQTIELLEGHTSVISQHYYGCLFHELLAFQIGDRHPQQEREPAEVISKEMIGFSSSAMSTLEGAEFFVPGSKESGVIHMDLDRSFLPVPSAVNASIFESFVRQNITDSETDVRSSIQQLVKDSYGFSADSGSEIIYGNTCLALFNKLVLCCMQEQGTLLFPLGTNGHYVNAAKFVNAATLTIPTKADSGFKIEPSVLAAALEKVSQPWVYMSGPTINPTGFLYSDADIAELLSVCAKYGARVVIDTSSSGLEFQSAGCSQWNLEKCLSTVKSSKPSFSVVLLGELSFELTTAGLDFGFLIMSDSSLVDTFYSFPSLSRPHSTLKYTFRKLLGLKNQKDQHFSDLVAEQKETLKNRANQLIKTLESCGWDAAGCHGGISMLAKPTAYIGKSLKVDGFEGKLDSQNIREALLRSTGLCISSSSWTGVPDYCRFSFALESGEFDRATECITRFRELVLGGSAKVNGSK
- the LOC119315685 gene encoding methionine S-methyltransferase isoform X1, with the translated sequence MGSVAAAVPVQEDSTSSPSELEAAFLERCAASGDAAYGELRELLARLHDPATRQEARVFLTSLRRRSCSDPGEDEEGFFRRYGFCVRELLLHDPRCGLPITTLSSGFQQRKKLTMMEIPSIFIPEDWSFTFYEGLNRHPDSIFRDKTVAELGCGNGWISIALAEKWCPSKVYGLDINPRAIKIAWINLYLNALDDDGLPIYDAEGKTLLDRVEFYESDLLSYCRDNKIELDRIVGCIPQILNPNPEAMSKIVTENSSEEFLYSLSNYCALQGFVEDQFGLGLIARAVEEGISVIKPSGLMVFNMGGRPGQGVCERLFLRRGFRINKLWQTKIMQAADTDISALVEIEKNSRHRFEFFMDLVGDQPVCARTAWAYMKSGGRISHALSVYSCQLRQPNQVKKIFEFLKDGFHEVSSSLDLSFDDDSVADEKIPFLAYLASFLQENTSNPCEPPAGCLNFRNLVAGFMKSYHHIPLTPDNVVVFPSRAVAIENALRLFSPGLAIVDEHLTRHLPKQWLTSLAIEESDHAKDTVTVIEAPRQSDLLIELIRKLKPQVVVTGMAQFEAITSAAFVNLLSVTKDVGSRLLLDISEHLELSSLPSSNGVLKYLAGKTLPSHAAILCGLVKNQVYSDLEVAFAISEDPTVYKALSQTIELLEGHTSVISQHYYGCLFHELLAFQIGDRHPQQEREPAEVISKEMIGFSSSAMSTLEGAEFFVPGSKESGVIHMDLDRSFLPVPSAVNASIFESFVRQNITDSETDVRSSIQQLVKDSYGFSADSGSEIIYGNTCLALFNKLVLCCMQEQGTLLFPLGTNGHYVNAAKFVNAATLTIPTKADSGFKIEPSVLAAALEKVSQPWVYMSGPTINPTGFLYSDADIAELLSVCAKYGARVVIDTSSSGLEFQSAGCSQWNLEKCLSTVKSSKPSFSVVLLGELSFELTTAGLDFGFLIMSDSSLVDTFYSFPSLSRPHSTLKYTFRKLLGLKNQKDQHFSDLVAEQKETLKNRANQLIKTLESCGWDAAGCHGGISMLAKPTAYIGKSLKVDGFEGKLDSQNIREALLRSTGLCISSSSWTGVPDYCRFSFALESGEFDRATECITRFRELVLGGSAKVNGSK